From the genome of Muricauda sp. SCSIO 64092, one region includes:
- a CDS encoding alpha/beta hydrolase: protein MKKSLGILLIVSTLAVHAQETLPKVISGTIERIGNFKSDHVTARTIDIWLPQGYSKSKKYAVLYMHDGQMLFDPESTWNKQAWDVDDVASGLFKSNKVKPFIVVGIWNGGITRHSDYFPQKPFESLSRSEKDTVTAQLKRASIPVSGTFGPQSDNYLKFMVTELKPYIDANYSVYTDKDNTYVAGSSMGGLISMYAICEYPKVFGGAACLSTHWVGTFGLENNPVPDAFLNYLKGHLPNPKAHKIYFDCGDETLDRLYPEIQKKVDQVMIEKGYEPVHWTTKYFPGEDHSENAWNRRLAIPLEFLLPK from the coding sequence ATGAAAAAGTCACTAGGTATCTTATTAATCGTATCCACGCTTGCGGTACACGCACAGGAAACGCTTCCAAAGGTTATCAGCGGTACCATTGAGCGTATCGGGAACTTTAAGTCAGACCATGTCACCGCAAGGACCATCGATATCTGGTTGCCGCAAGGATATTCCAAATCAAAAAAGTATGCTGTTCTATACATGCACGATGGACAAATGCTTTTTGACCCTGAAAGCACTTGGAACAAACAGGCATGGGATGTGGATGATGTCGCTTCCGGCTTATTCAAATCCAATAAGGTGAAGCCATTTATTGTAGTTGGCATTTGGAACGGAGGGATAACACGACATTCGGATTATTTCCCCCAAAAGCCTTTTGAATCATTGTCCAGGTCGGAAAAGGATACCGTAACGGCACAACTAAAAAGGGCCTCAATTCCCGTATCGGGAACCTTTGGCCCCCAATCGGACAACTATCTAAAATTCATGGTAACGGAATTAAAACCATATATCGATGCCAACTATTCGGTCTACACGGACAAGGACAATACCTATGTTGCGGGTAGCAGTATGGGGGGATTGATTTCCATGTATGCCATCTGCGAGTACCCCAAAGTATTTGGAGGCGCGGCTTGTCTGTCAACACATTGGGTCGGGACATTTGGCCTTGAAAATAATCCTGTGCCCGATGCATTCCTGAATTATCTAAAAGGCCATCTGCCCAATCCCAAAGCGCATAAAATTTACTTTGACTGTGGTGATGAAACCTTGGATAGGTTATACCCGGAAATCCAAAAGAAAGTCGATCAAGTGATGATTGAAAAAGGATACGAGCCTGTCCATTGGACCACCAAGTACTTCCCCGGTGAAGACCACAGTGAAAATGCCTGGAATAGAAGGTTGGCCATTCCTTTGGAGTTTTTGTTGCCAAAATAA
- a CDS encoding fibronectin type III domain-containing protein, translating to MNNPKSVLTLCKSQGILPFLIGLISIFFYHCSDSDDGIEPELHTATLSSTTVSDISTNSVTVNSSVINNGNSTILEHGFVWSTESNPTVDDNVVTDFEVNGDTYTATIKDLDPNTEYFVKAFAKNNVGISYGDEIGFTTDHFIYEGDIHLKTQSEIDDFGEMGYTYINGNLDIGSSTTILSYQPSINSLEGLSTITAINGLLRISWVNNLVSLKGLENISSLGALYLIRVDKLKNLDELLNVTSFEHESLISFIGINDSLTNIDGLKNVTKINSRLEISSNNNLENIDGLMGLTSIGQDLIIQGNPKLENIDGLANLVDFDQDLSIRGNVSLTNLDGLSKITTVNFLLVSDNENLDNINGLNNISSVGFGCTFLRNTSLKDFCVFQSIISNSNEFEFITSENLYNPSKQDVIEGNCSQ from the coding sequence AGGACTCATATCCATCTTTTTCTATCATTGCTCCGATAGTGACGATGGCATTGAGCCAGAATTGCACACAGCTACGCTAAGTTCAACAACTGTTTCCGATATTTCTACCAATTCGGTCACTGTTAATTCTTCCGTTATCAATAATGGAAATTCAACCATTCTTGAACATGGGTTTGTTTGGAGCACGGAAAGTAATCCAACCGTTGATGACAACGTGGTTACGGATTTCGAAGTAAATGGGGACACCTATACTGCGACAATAAAGGATTTAGATCCTAATACAGAATATTTTGTCAAAGCATTTGCAAAAAACAATGTTGGCATTTCTTATGGAGATGAAATTGGTTTTACTACAGACCATTTTATTTATGAAGGAGACATTCATCTTAAAACCCAAAGTGAGATTGATGATTTCGGGGAAATGGGATATACCTACATAAATGGGAATCTAGATATTGGAAGTTCAACTACCATCCTTTCATATCAACCGTCAATAAATTCTCTTGAAGGTCTATCAACCATTACCGCCATAAATGGTTTGTTAAGAATTTCATGGGTCAACAACCTGGTCAGTTTAAAGGGCCTTGAAAATATTAGTTCTTTAGGAGCACTATACTTGATCAGAGTTGATAAATTGAAAAATCTTGATGAGTTGTTAAATGTGACTTCCTTTGAGCATGAGAGCCTTATTTCATTTATAGGCATTAATGATAGTCTAACGAACATTGATGGCTTAAAAAATGTCACGAAAATTAATAGTAGACTGGAGATTTCCTCTAATAATAATCTAGAAAACATTGATGGTTTGATGGGTCTAACCTCAATAGGACAGGATTTGATTATTCAGGGCAACCCTAAGTTAGAAAATATTGATGGACTCGCCAATCTTGTTGATTTTGACCAAGACTTGAGTATTCGGGGTAACGTATCCCTTACAAATCTCGATGGCTTGTCCAAAATTACAACTGTCAATTTTTTACTTGTTAGTGACAACGAAAACTTGGATAACATTAATGGATTAAATAACATTAGCTCAGTTGGATTTGGGTGCACATTTTTGAGAAATACCTCATTAAAAGATTTTTGCGTCTTCCAATCCATTATATCCAACAGCAATGAATTTGAGTTCATAACTTCGGAAAATCTTTATAACCCAAGCAAACAAGATGTAATTGAAGGTAATTGTAGTCAGTAA